In Persicimonas caeni, a single window of DNA contains:
- a CDS encoding single-stranded DNA-binding protein: protein MNVAMLTGHLGANPEAKKLDSGTLLCRLSVATNKRWSDKDGERKERTDWHRVVAFGPLAENCLEYLSKGSHVAIQGELQTNSWQDEDGNNRRDVQVLAKSVEFLDKKDDAPAVDSDDVPEFDGDDIPF, encoded by the coding sequence ATGAATGTAGCGATGTTGACTGGTCATCTCGGAGCCAACCCTGAAGCGAAGAAGCTCGATAGCGGCACCCTGTTGTGCCGACTGTCCGTCGCCACGAACAAGCGTTGGTCTGACAAAGACGGCGAACGAAAGGAGCGAACTGACTGGCACCGCGTTGTAGCTTTCGGTCCCCTCGCCGAAAACTGCCTCGAGTATCTTTCCAAAGGCTCGCATGTAGCGATCCAAGGCGAGCTTCAAACGAATTCCTGGCAAGATGAGGACGGCAACAACCGTCGTGACGTCCAGGTCCTCGCAAAGTCGGTCGAGTTTCTCGACAAGAAGGACGACGCCCCGGCCGTCGACTCCGACGATGTACCGGAGTTCGATGGCGACGACATTCCGTTCTAG
- the tnpA gene encoding IS66 family insertion sequence element accessory protein TnpA, translated as MASPKRRGRPFWSSLVQKYEQSSDITQKEFAQKYGVRTDTFRSWLYRLRREEASTAGPSAPRFIEVDTSQVDPSPQQVTLELGELRLHLTALPDPGWLAELAALKEASSC; from the coding sequence ATGGCATCCCCGAAGAGACGCGGCCGCCCATTCTGGTCGTCCCTCGTTCAGAAGTACGAGCAGTCCAGCGACATCACCCAGAAGGAATTCGCCCAGAAGTACGGTGTACGCACCGACACCTTCCGAAGCTGGCTGTACCGGCTGCGCCGCGAAGAAGCATCCACAGCCGGCCCATCCGCACCTCGATTTATCGAAGTCGACACCAGCCAGGTCGACCCATCGCCCCAGCAGGTCACGCTCGAGCTCGGAGAGTTGCGTTTGCATTTGACCGCGCTGCCCGACCCGGGATGGCTGGCTGAGCTCGCTGCACTCAAGGAGGCGAGCTCATGCTGA
- the tnpC gene encoding IS66 family transposase has product MAERIDIPTPEDIQKLDGASARGLLRQLAALIATLYALIDDLRETIARQSHQLEQFQRAMFGSSSERLPSLKTQLRKKQARRETAEQKKERLHRAQKRREKNAEKKRKAARKEVVEHPIVEPNCHGCGRHSHQASPLADAVSYEYEYVPAHFVRREHRQHRAVCECGEFLYGQTPQRVCEGGMYGPGLHANVVVSKCADSLPIERQAKRLRRVGIPMNKSTLLDLYHRTAWLLRPLWAYLVGDVAQSADVSADETPIRVQAKGKCRRGWMWTFIAGKKISYVYSPSRGGETPVQVLGGTTGTLQVDGYTGYNKVTCPSGRERAGCWAHVRRKFFEARSTAPVEADHMMSQILELYGVEYLAADEPVIGSKPHLLLTLRQTKSTKIIGGIFEWLDVQKPLHPPKSPLGRAINYTLKQREALSVFLNNAQVSLDNNLSERNLRLIALGRKNFLFVGNDQAGENLAILQSLVATCIANDVNPQDYLADVLMRIQDHPQSAISELMPYNWEPQD; this is encoded by the coding sequence ATGGCCGAGCGGATCGACATCCCGACCCCAGAAGACATCCAGAAGCTCGATGGTGCGAGCGCTCGGGGTCTTCTGCGTCAGCTCGCCGCGCTCATTGCCACGCTCTACGCGCTCATCGACGACTTGCGCGAGACGATCGCTCGCCAGAGCCATCAGCTCGAGCAGTTTCAACGGGCGATGTTTGGAAGCTCGTCGGAGCGACTGCCGTCGCTGAAGACCCAGCTTCGAAAGAAGCAAGCGCGCCGGGAGACTGCCGAGCAGAAAAAGGAGCGGCTGCACAGGGCGCAAAAGCGGCGCGAGAAAAACGCCGAGAAGAAGCGAAAGGCCGCGCGCAAAGAGGTGGTCGAGCATCCCATCGTCGAGCCCAATTGCCACGGCTGCGGCCGACACTCCCACCAAGCAAGCCCGCTGGCCGATGCGGTCAGCTACGAATACGAGTACGTGCCGGCGCATTTCGTGCGCCGTGAGCACCGCCAGCATCGCGCGGTGTGCGAGTGCGGCGAGTTTCTGTACGGCCAAACGCCTCAGCGGGTCTGCGAGGGCGGGATGTACGGGCCGGGGCTGCACGCCAACGTGGTGGTGTCCAAGTGTGCCGACAGCCTGCCCATCGAGCGGCAGGCAAAGCGGCTTCGCCGCGTCGGTATCCCGATGAACAAGAGCACGCTTTTGGACCTGTACCACCGCACCGCCTGGCTGTTGCGGCCGCTGTGGGCCTACTTGGTCGGCGACGTCGCCCAGAGCGCGGACGTCTCGGCCGACGAGACCCCGATTCGGGTGCAGGCCAAGGGAAAATGCCGGCGCGGATGGATGTGGACGTTTATCGCGGGCAAAAAGATAAGCTACGTTTACAGCCCGTCTCGCGGCGGCGAAACCCCGGTGCAGGTGCTCGGCGGGACCACCGGCACCCTGCAGGTCGACGGCTACACCGGCTATAACAAGGTGACCTGTCCGAGCGGCCGCGAGCGCGCCGGCTGCTGGGCACACGTGCGCCGCAAATTCTTCGAAGCGCGCTCCACGGCCCCTGTGGAGGCCGACCACATGATGTCTCAGATTTTGGAGCTCTATGGGGTGGAGTATCTTGCGGCAGACGAGCCAGTTATCGGAAGTAAGCCACATTTGCTGCTTACGCTGCGCCAGACGAAGAGCACAAAGATAATCGGCGGTATTTTTGAGTGGCTCGATGTCCAAAAGCCGCTGCATCCGCCCAAGAGCCCGCTGGGCCGCGCCATCAACTACACGCTCAAGCAGCGCGAGGCGCTCAGCGTCTTTCTGAACAATGCGCAGGTCAGCCTCGACAACAACCTGAGCGAGCGAAACCTGCGGCTCATCGCGCTGGGCCGAAAGAACTTTCTCTTCGTCGGAAATGATCAGGCCGGCGAGAACTTGGCCATCCTGCAATCGCTCGTGGCGACCTGCATCGCCAACGACGTCAACCCCCAGGACTACCTGGCCGACGTCTTGATGCGCATCCAAGACCATCCTCAGTCAGCCATTTCGGAGCTGATGCCGTACAACTGGGAGCCTCAGGATTGA
- the tnpB gene encoding IS66 family insertion sequence element accessory protein TnpB (TnpB, as the term is used for proteins encoded by IS66 family insertion elements, is considered an accessory protein, since TnpC, encoded by a neighboring gene, is a DDE family transposase.) produces the protein MLTLPRGVRIYLAREPVDMRKGIDGLSALVRQFGEDVFSGHLFVFISKRGDRLKILTWDTGGFVVFYKRLEKGTFKRPKIAAADATLRLDAAQLTLLLEGIDFSRLRRPKLWQPPETRNAS, from the coding sequence ATGCTGACCTTACCCAGAGGAGTGCGCATCTATCTCGCCCGCGAGCCGGTCGACATGCGCAAGGGCATCGACGGTCTGAGCGCTTTGGTTCGCCAGTTCGGCGAAGACGTCTTTTCCGGCCACCTTTTCGTGTTCATCTCCAAGCGAGGCGACAGACTCAAGATTCTGACCTGGGACACCGGCGGCTTCGTCGTCTTCTACAAGCGTCTGGAGAAGGGCACCTTCAAGCGACCCAAAATCGCTGCGGCCGACGCGACCCTTCGACTCGACGCAGCCCAGCTCACACTTCTTTTGGAGGGCATCGACTTTAGCCGACTTCGACGCCCGAAATTGTGGCAGCCGCCGGAAACCAGAAATGCGAGCTAA
- a CDS encoding ArdC family protein — MSSIAHRSSARADWHRTTIAGHAFRLHRPRSLACGPRKGEGPAHKAAQGRADTLTSGWSQRASFSFGARNTPMAQDKHQLITDQIVDLFEKVDAGDWHQPWSTSAGIPRNGRTGNNYRGVNVLTLWGTALVNGYSTNEWYTYRQAQKEGGQVRKGESGVKICYLGKFKKTIETDDGEEEERTIRFLKTSTVFNRDQIDGLEPLDIPAHQLSEEERIGQAEAFVKNTGARIEEGSPHAAYSPAKDRVTMPDFGHFESPEAYYTTLLHELGHWTGHPTRLDRDMSGRFGDDKYAAEELVAELTSAFLSAELGLEADLKDPARYLKSWIRILKEDKHAIFTASRKAQDAAEFLSDLQPAQEQDAA, encoded by the coding sequence TTGTCCTCCATCGCACACCGTTCCAGCGCCAGAGCTGATTGGCATCGCACGACCATCGCCGGACACGCTTTTCGTCTGCATCGCCCCCGCTCCCTCGCGTGCGGCCCTCGCAAGGGTGAAGGGCCCGCCCACAAGGCAGCTCAAGGGCGAGCAGACACGCTTACATCCGGCTGGTCTCAACGAGCCAGCTTTTCATTTGGCGCAAGGAACACACCGATGGCACAGGACAAACACCAACTTATTACTGACCAAATCGTCGACCTCTTCGAGAAAGTCGACGCGGGCGACTGGCACCAACCCTGGTCCACCTCGGCTGGCATTCCTCGAAACGGCCGCACCGGCAACAACTACCGCGGCGTCAATGTCCTGACGCTCTGGGGCACCGCACTCGTAAACGGTTACTCGACCAACGAGTGGTACACCTACCGCCAGGCGCAGAAAGAAGGTGGCCAGGTCCGCAAAGGCGAGTCCGGAGTCAAAATCTGCTACCTGGGCAAGTTCAAGAAGACCATCGAGACCGACGACGGCGAAGAAGAAGAGCGAACGATCCGTTTCCTCAAAACTTCGACTGTCTTTAACCGCGACCAGATTGACGGCCTCGAGCCGCTGGACATCCCGGCTCACCAGTTGAGCGAAGAAGAAAGGATTGGGCAGGCGGAAGCCTTCGTGAAAAACACCGGCGCACGCATCGAAGAAGGTTCGCCACACGCGGCTTACTCCCCCGCGAAAGACCGAGTGACCATGCCTGATTTCGGCCACTTCGAGTCGCCCGAAGCCTACTACACCACCCTGCTTCACGAGCTCGGTCACTGGACGGGTCACCCCACCCGCCTCGACCGCGACATGTCCGGTCGCTTCGGTGACGACAAGTACGCCGCCGAGGAGCTCGTGGCTGAACTGACAAGCGCGTTCCTCTCGGCGGAGCTCGGCCTGGAAGCCGACCTCAAAGACCCCGCGCGCTACCTCAAAAGCTGGATTCGGATTCTCAAAGAAGACAAACACGCGATTTTCACCGCGTCTCGCAAGGCTCAGGACGCGGCCGAGTTTCTCTCGGACCTGCAACCTGCTCAGGAGCAGGACGCAGCGTGA
- a CDS encoding LVIVD repeat-containing protein — translation MAFFSLIQVVIALTTSVGCSDANSPMSRDGGFETDAKAQPDDTWQIPDPFAEVDRAPLDEDLHERKRFLGAVASSGSHAFAVSVSLEDRVDYRLLVYDIDGDSPRLVGKALTSNQPTDIVVADGLAYLVTNATGIDEPSLIIYDVTNPAEPRWYGKASLSGIDPSGNDCLDERSSPELHLQVLEEHAYIGCSFGIAVVDISEPSEPEVSDVVSMPAHVLRLGAFLREWDGRAQHLVLPLLNGNSEVPVYLVNDGELREMAPPLTLDFELSSGTRLATHIPPTLGQIDYSHVNVAFSGRGGALALSEVVAYSSDDKYTPESYTATDLSFTGLLSAVAVEEDQVYVATEPGGTLTVPTVHRVSFSALRDPTVEGEVELEQLKTIYDLVVSADRIIIAAEAQSGDGLSLIPVDAL, via the coding sequence GTGGCCTTCTTCTCTCTGATTCAAGTGGTAATTGCCTTAACTACAAGCGTTGGCTGCAGTGACGCCAATAGCCCGATGTCGCGCGATGGTGGATTCGAGACCGATGCGAAGGCCCAACCGGATGATACGTGGCAAATTCCGGATCCTTTTGCCGAAGTAGACAGAGCCCCACTTGACGAGGACTTACATGAACGAAAGCGTTTTCTGGGGGCTGTAGCCTCTTCCGGGAGTCACGCATTTGCTGTCTCTGTTTCGCTGGAAGACCGGGTAGACTATCGGCTACTGGTCTATGACATTGACGGCGATTCTCCTAGACTTGTTGGCAAGGCGCTCACCTCCAATCAACCCACAGACATCGTGGTTGCTGATGGCCTCGCATATCTTGTGACCAATGCCACAGGGATAGATGAACCCTCGCTCATCATTTACGATGTTACAAACCCTGCGGAGCCTCGCTGGTATGGAAAAGCTAGTCTATCGGGTATTGACCCATCGGGTAACGACTGCTTAGACGAACGTTCGTCACCCGAACTGCACCTCCAGGTGCTTGAAGAGCATGCTTACATCGGGTGTAGTTTCGGAATTGCTGTGGTTGACATCTCTGAGCCGAGCGAGCCCGAAGTTTCCGACGTGGTGTCAATGCCAGCACACGTGCTTCGGCTTGGCGCCTTTTTGCGCGAGTGGGATGGCAGAGCACAACACTTGGTGTTACCGCTGTTGAATGGCAATAGCGAGGTGCCGGTTTATCTTGTGAATGATGGGGAGTTGCGCGAGATGGCCCCTCCGCTCACGTTGGATTTCGAGCTGTCATCAGGTACTCGGCTGGCCACACACATACCACCTACGCTAGGACAGATAGACTATAGCCACGTCAATGTAGCCTTTTCGGGCCGAGGAGGTGCACTGGCGTTGAGTGAAGTGGTGGCGTACTCAAGCGACGACAAATACACCCCAGAATCTTATACCGCGACCGATTTGTCGTTTACGGGACTGCTGAGTGCAGTAGCTGTCGAAGAGGACCAAGTTTACGTTGCCACAGAACCTGGCGGTACCCTCACGGTGCCGACCGTACACCGAGTGTCTTTCTCGGCATTGCGAGATCCGACGGTTGAGGGAGAGGTTGAGCTGGAGCAGTTAAAGACGATCTACGATCTTGTCGTTTCCGCGGATCGAATAATTATCGCCGCCGAAGCTCAGAGCGGGGATGGACTTTCCTTGATTCCCGTGGATGCGTTGTAA